CCCAGCGTGAGGTAAGCGCCTGCGAACTCGGCACCGGTCACGCCTGAGCCGACCACGACGAGGTGTTCCGGCATGGTGTCGAGACCGTACAACTGCGTCCACGTGAGGATGCGCTCGCCGTCCGGCGGGGACGAAGGCAAGACGCGAGGCCGGGCACCGAGCGCGAGGAGGACAACGTCGGCCGTGTAGTCGACTCCATCGACGGCGACCGTCGACGGCGACCTCAAAGCGGCGGTGCCCGTCACAACTCGCACCCCTTCCCGCTCAAGCCGCGCGAGAATGTCGGCGCTTTGACGCGCGGCCAGCCGCGTGACCCGCTCATTGACCGCGCCAAGATCGACAGTGTGGTGCCCAGCGCCTGTCGTGTCATTGCCCTGAGCGTCACGGATGCCCAATTGCCCGGCGCGGTCGGCGATGGTGAGCCACTCGGCGGTGGCGATGACCGTCTTGGATGGCACCACGTCCGTCAACACGGCGTTCCCTCCAAGGCCCTGCCGCTCGACGAGGGTCACCTCCGCGCCGGCCGCCGCCGCGACTAAGGCGGCCTCGTAGCCGCCAGGACCTCCACCGACAATCACAACACTCACCATGGGACCATGGTCCCACTGTCTGTAACGAGCTCGCCAGGCGGGTGAGCGACCCTTCGAGACCAAGGCGTCCACCACGGCCGACCGCACCGTGCCCATGCGAGCGGGGAGATACGCTCGTGACATGTCTGCACACGCTCTCGCGGCCGAAGCCGCTGCCCTGCTCGCCGACCGCACCGGCGTCCCCTCCCACGACCTCGCGCTGATCCTCGGCTCCGGCTGGGGCGGCGCCGCCGAGTTGATCGGCGACGAGGTGGCGTCGGTCGAAGCATCGGACATTCCAGGGTTCACCGGCCACGCCGTTGCCGGCCATCACTCGACCTTCCGCTCGCTCCTCACGGCTGGCGGCAAGCGGGTGCTGGTGCTCGGCGCCCGCCAGCACTTTTACCAGTCGCGGGACGCGGCGACGGTGGCCCATGCGGTGCGCATGGCGGCAGCGGCTGGCTGCACGCAACTGGTGGTCACCAATGGCTGCGGCTCCACTCGACCGCACGTCGGCCCGGGCTCGGTGGTGCTCATCTCGGACCACCTCAACCTGACGGGCGCGACCCCGCTCGAGGGCGCCACCTTCGTGCCCATGGGAGATGCCTACTCGCCGCGACTCCGCGACCTCGCCCGCACCGTCGACCCTGACGTGATCGAGGGCGTCTACGCCCAGTTCACCGGCCCGCAGTACGAGACCCCTGCCGAGGTACGCATGGCCACCATTCTTGGCGCCGACCTGGTGGGCATGTCGACCGCTCTCGAAGTCATCGCCGCGCGCGAGGCGGGACTCGAGGTACTCGGACTGTCGCTCGTGACGAACCTTGGCGCAGGGATCGGCACCGAGGCCCTCAACCACCAAGAGGTCCTCGAAGCAGGCACGGCCGCCGCCCCGCGTATCTCTCGCCTCTTGGCGGACATTGTGGGGAAGATGTAGTTATGGACGTCTCCGACATCGACGACGCCGCGGTAGCGGCGACCACCTGGCTCAAGGACGACCCCGACCCCGCCACGCGTGCCGAACTCACGCAGGTGCTCGAAGCGGTCGCGGCAGGCGACGCCGACGCCGCGGCCGACTTGGCCGATCGCATGTCGGGTCTTCTCCAGTTCGGCACAGCGGGGCTGCGCGGGCGGCTCGGAGCCGGCCCCAATCGGATGAACCGTGCAGTCGTCATTCGCGCCGCCTCCGGACTGTGCTCTTACGTGACGGCGCAGCTTGGGCATCCCGGCACCGTCGTCGTCGGCTACGACGCCCGCCACGGCTCCGCCGAGTTTGCTCACGACACCGCCGCCGTGGCCGTCGCCGCCGGCCACAGGGCGCTACTGCTGCCCTCGCCTCTTCCCACACCCGTGCTGGCGTACGCGATCAAGGCGTTGGGTGCCGACGCCGGCGTCATGGTCACCGCGTCGCACAATCCAGCGTGGGACAACGGCTACAAGGTCTACTTGGGCGCGTCCATCACGCCGGAGGCGCCCGGCGCGCAGATCGTTCCCCCGCACGACGCCGGCATTGCCAAGTTGATCGAGGCGGTCGACGCGGTCGCAGGGGTGCAGCGGGCAACGTCCGGCTGGGAGGTGCTCTCGCCGAGTGTCGTGGACGACTATGCGGCCAAGGTCGCCGCACTCGTGCCCGCGCCGCAAGGGGACGTGGCGACGAGGCGCACGGAGCTCAAGGTGGTGCTGACACCCATCCACGGCGTCGGCGACGCGACGGTGCGCCAGGCGCTTGGCCTGGCGGGATTCACCGACCTCACATCGGTGCCAGAACAAGCTCAGCCGGACCCCGACTTCCCCACCGTGGCCTTCCCCAACCCTGAAGAGCCGGGCGCGATCGACCTCGCGCTCAAGCTTGCCACCACCATCGACGCCGACGTGGTGATCGCGAACGACCCCGACACCGATCGCTGTGCCGTGGCCACCGTCATCGATGGCGACTGGCGCATGCTGCATGGCGACGTAGTCGGCTCGCTCCTTGGCGAAAGGGTGGCCGCGGCCCACGCCGGGCAACCGCAGGCGACGCTCGCGAACTCCATCGTGTCCTCACAACAGTTGGCCGCCATTGCGAAGCGTCATGGCCTCGCCCACGCGAACACCCTCACGGGCTTCAAGTGGATCTCGCGTGCACCGCAGTTGTTGTACGGCTACGAGGAGGCACTCGGTTACTGTGTGGCGCCTGAGCTGGTGCTCGACAAGGACGGCGTCTCCACCGCGGTGCTCATGGCCGAGATGGTCTCGGAGCTCAAGGCTTCTGGCCGCACTCTCGCCGACGCGATCGACGACCTCGCCCGCCAGTACGGCGTCTATCTGTCGTCCCAGGTGTCCGCGCGCTTTGATGATGTCTCGCAGATCCCTGCGTTGATGAAGAAGCTGCTGGCGTCGCCCCCCGAGCAACTCGCCGGCTCGCCCGTCACGGGCACTGACGACATGAACCAGGGCTTCGCGGGGCTGCCGCCCACCAACGGTCTCCACCTCGCGGCTGAATCGGGCGCGCGCGTCATCATCAGGCCATCTGGTACCGAGCCGAAGGTCAAGGCCTACCTCGAGGTGATCGAGGTGGTGGACGCGGGAGACGTGCGCTCTGCTCGCGGTCGCGCGGCCGACGCCATGGCCGCCTTGCGCAAGGACGTCGAGGCCCTACTGGGCGCCTAGACACCCGCCACGGTGCGCGGGGCGTTGCCCCCGCCGCGGCCGACATCGCCGCACCCGTCAACCCGCAACCGTGCCCCCAACCCGTGCCCGCACCCGCCTTCGCACCCCCGTCAAGAACTCACTACTGGCCCGACACGGCCGCCGCTGAGTGAGCGGGGCTCACGCACCAAACGTCAGCCTGGTAGTGAGTTCTTGACGGCGGGCAGAATGACGCGGCGGGCAGGGCCGGACGCGGGCGCGCGGCCGACGCCATGGCCGCCTTGGCAAGGACGTCGAGGCCCTGCTCGGGGCTTAGTACCCGTTCAGGGGCCTAATAGGAGTCGCCGCCAGCGGCTTCCGACGCCTCAGCGCCGTCAAGGCCGTCGAGCACCGCGCGCGTGCCGCTGAGCCCCAAGCGCGAGGCCCCCGCCTCGACCATGGCAAGCGCAGCGTCGGCCGTGCGAATCCCGCCAGACGCCTTGACGCCGATGTCGGGGCCCACAGTCTCGCGCATGAGAGCGACAGCGTGAACGGAGGCGCCACCCGCAGGGTGGAACCCGGTGGACGTCTTCACGAAGTCAGCACCGGCGGCGACGGCCGCATTGCACGCACCCACAATGGCGTCGTCGGTGAGGGCCGCGGACTCAATGATGACCTTGAGCACTGCGCCGCGCGTGGTGGCGCGCACGGCCGCGATGTCGGCCTCGACGGCCGCGAAGTCGCCCGCGAGCGCAGCACCGATGTCGATCACCATGTCCACCTCGTGCGCACCGAGCACCACGGACTCACCCGCCTCCGCAGCCTTCACCGCTGAGGTGTGCTTGCCAGAGGGGAAGCCGCACACGGTCGCAATCAGCAGCCCGTCCGGCACCGACCCGGGAATGAGCGACGGCGAGACGCACACCGAGTAGACGCCCAACTCCGCGCCCTCGGCCACCAGAGCTGCAACGTCGGCCGGGGTTGCCTCGGGCTTGAGCAGAGTGTGGTCAACGAGCCGGGCCAGTTCCATACGCGAAAGAGTCATGGCACCAGCCTACGTCCGTTCAGCCTTCGAAACCCTCGACGATGCTGTCTGCCAGGTCGGCACGCTCGTGATACGGAAGGAACGCACCCCAGGCCGCCACCAAGGTGGCCTCGAACAGGTCCTCCTTGGTCCACCCGGCTCCCACGAGCGCCTCAAACTCTCCCGACATGGACACGCCGGAGACCAGGCGGTTGTCGGTGTTGATGGTGACCGCGAAGCCGAGGTCGCGCAGCTCATGCATCGGGTGGTCCTCGATGGACGTCGCCGCCGCGGTCTGCACGTTGGAGGTGGGGCTGCACTCGAGCGGAATCTGCTCGTCGAGAGCGTGCTGGGCGATCAGGCCAAACACCGGCTCCTCGTCCGTGCCAAAGTTCTCGATGTCCTCGTGAATGCGGACGCCGTGGCCCAAGCGTCGTGCGCTGCCAAGCCCCAGCGCCTCGCCAACGGAAGCCGCGCCGTCGGCCTCGCCAGCGTGAATGGTGACGGGCATGTGGTTTTCGCGCAGCAGTTGGAAGGCCTCGCGGTGCTTCGAGGGTGGGAAGCCGAACTCGGGTCCGGCAATGTCGAAGCCGACGCAGCATCGGCCGCGGTTGGCGATCGCCAGTTCCGCGATCTCGTAGGAGCGGTCGAGGTGACGCATGGCGTCGAGCAGGGCGGCGGCGCGAATACCGCGTCCCGCTTCCGCCGCCTCGGCGATGCCCTCTTCGATGCCTGATTGCACGGCTTCGACCACCTCTTGGAGGCTGAGACCGCCGGCGACGTGCTGCTCGGGCGCGTAGCGAAGTTCGGCGTAGACGACGCCGTCGTTCGCGAGGTCGACCACGGCCTCGCGCGCGATGCGGGTGAGGTTCTGGGCCGTCTGCATCACCGCGGTGGTGTGGGCGAACGCCTCGAGGTAGCGCACCAGGTCGCCAGAGTTGGCGTTCTCGACAAACAGCCGCTGCAGTTCGTCAGGGTCAGTCGAGGGCAGCTCGTGCCCGATCTCGCCTGCCAACTCGATGAGTGTCGACGGGCGCAGACCGCCATCGAGGTGGTCGTGCAGGAGGATCTTGGGCAGGGCGAGAATCTCTGGGGTGGTGAGCGTCATGGGTCAAGCGTACGGCGCTACTGCGGAACGGCTCCCCACAGGATCGACGCGAAGTACGCGAGACCCATCACGATGAACATCCCTGCGAGCGTCGCGGGGCTCGACTTCCCCGTCGACCGGTACATGCCAAACAGACCCACTGCCGTTGACATGCCCAAGACGCCGACGCCGGCGGCGCAAGCGAAGAAGTCCTGCGCGGTGACGCCTCCGTACGCCGCGCCGAGTATCAATAGGGAGCCGACGCTCGCGGCAACAGCCACCCCGACGGCAATGCCGCGCTCCCGATGCGTCCAGTTGTGCCACGCGAGGTACGCGACCTCGCCGCAACCAAGCGCCAGCGACACGCCCACGACGCC
The Demequina sp. TMPB413 DNA segment above includes these coding regions:
- a CDS encoding purine-nucleoside phosphorylase; this translates as MSAHALAAEAAALLADRTGVPSHDLALILGSGWGGAAELIGDEVASVEASDIPGFTGHAVAGHHSTFRSLLTAGGKRVLVLGARQHFYQSRDAATVAHAVRMAAAAGCTQLVVTNGCGSTRPHVGPGSVVLISDHLNLTGATPLEGATFVPMGDAYSPRLRDLARTVDPDVIEGVYAQFTGPQYETPAEVRMATILGADLVGMSTALEVIAAREAGLEVLGLSLVTNLGAGIGTEALNHQEVLEAGTAAAPRISRLLADIVGKM
- the deoC gene encoding deoxyribose-phosphate aldolase → MTLSRMELARLVDHTLLKPEATPADVAALVAEGAELGVYSVCVSPSLIPGSVPDGLLIATVCGFPSGKHTSAVKAAEAGESVVLGAHEVDMVIDIGAALAGDFAAVEADIAAVRATTRGAVLKVIIESAALTDDAIVGACNAAVAAGADFVKTSTGFHPAGGASVHAVALMRETVGPDIGVKASGGIRTADAALAMVEAGASRLGLSGTRAVLDGLDGAEASEAAGGDSY
- a CDS encoding adenosine deaminase, whose translation is MTLTTPEILALPKILLHDHLDGGLRPSTLIELAGEIGHELPSTDPDELQRLFVENANSGDLVRYLEAFAHTTAVMQTAQNLTRIAREAVVDLANDGVVYAELRYAPEQHVAGGLSLQEVVEAVQSGIEEGIAEAAEAGRGIRAAALLDAMRHLDRSYEIAELAIANRGRCCVGFDIAGPEFGFPPSKHREAFQLLRENHMPVTIHAGEADGAASVGEALGLGSARRLGHGVRIHEDIENFGTDEEPVFGLIAQHALDEQIPLECSPTSNVQTAAATSIEDHPMHELRDLGFAVTINTDNRLVSGVSMSGEFEALVGAGWTKEDLFEATLVAAWGAFLPYHERADLADSIVEGFEG
- a CDS encoding phospho-sugar mutase, encoding MDVSDIDDAAVAATTWLKDDPDPATRAELTQVLEAVAAGDADAAADLADRMSGLLQFGTAGLRGRLGAGPNRMNRAVVIRAASGLCSYVTAQLGHPGTVVVGYDARHGSAEFAHDTAAVAVAAGHRALLLPSPLPTPVLAYAIKALGADAGVMVTASHNPAWDNGYKVYLGASITPEAPGAQIVPPHDAGIAKLIEAVDAVAGVQRATSGWEVLSPSVVDDYAAKVAALVPAPQGDVATRRTELKVVLTPIHGVGDATVRQALGLAGFTDLTSVPEQAQPDPDFPTVAFPNPEEPGAIDLALKLATTIDADVVIANDPDTDRCAVATVIDGDWRMLHGDVVGSLLGERVAAAHAGQPQATLANSIVSSQQLAAIAKRHGLAHANTLTGFKWISRAPQLLYGYEEALGYCVAPELVLDKDGVSTAVLMAEMVSELKASGRTLADAIDDLARQYGVYLSSQVSARFDDVSQIPALMKKLLASPPEQLAGSPVTGTDDMNQGFAGLPPTNGLHLAAESGARVIIRPSGTEPKVKAYLEVIEVVDAGDVRSARGRAADAMAALRKDVEALLGA